In Pseudocalidococcus azoricus BACA0444, the genomic stretch TCCACAAAGGCTTCGGCATTGGCCTGGAGTTGTTGGGGCGGAACGGGCTGGGCCTGGGCAAGTTGAGAAGATAGAGGATGAACTGAATTGGAGGGGATGGCTTTTGCAGGTGCGGTAATCCCGGATAGGCCCCAAGTTAAGCCCACTAGAACCAGGGAAGTCTGCCAGGCCGGTAACTGCTTACTGAACATCACATTGAACATTGAGTTTAATCTCCTCACCCAAGCAATCTCACAGGGCCTATTCTAAGGGAGCCTGATTCCGTTAACCAATCTAGGGACGAAATCCATCTCATTTAGTTGCAGCCTGTAGAGATTTGTGACTCCTGACCCTATCCTCTCGGGGGGGATGTTAGGCTAGGGGGCAGCGTTTCAGGTTGTGGGCATGGTTGTCCTTTCAGATGCTGGTGTGATCTCCTCCTCCGTTGCTGGGGCCGATCAGCGGGTGGCAGTGTTATTAATGGGCTACGGAGAAGTGGAGAGTTATGAAGATTTTGCCAATTACAACGAACAAGCCCTGAATTTGCTCACGGCCAAGTTTGCCCCCGTGCCGGCCTGGGTTTATCCGCCCTTAGCTCGCCTCCTTGCCATGTTTGATCGCCATGAATGGGGGCATCAACACCATGATTTTATTTCCCCACACAACAAAATTTTCGAGGAACAACGGGCCGGGATTGAAGCCCAGTTAAAACACCATTGGGGAGAGCAAGTCACTGTCTTTAAGGCCTTTAATTTTTGCGCCCCCTATTTGCCCAAGCAGGTCTTAGCCGAAATCCAGGCCCAGGGGTTTGAGCGGTTACTAATTTATCCCCTGCTGGTGGTGGACTCCATTTTTACCAGTGGAATTGCCGTTGAGCAGGTGAATGCCGCCATTAGTGAGATCAATACTGAGTTAGAAGCCCATCAAGGGGGGGCCTGGTTGCCACGGACACGCTACATCCCCTCATTTTTTAACCGCCCAGACTATATTCAGCTTCTGGCCCAAATTGTCGAAACCCAAATTCAATCCCAGTGGCTGAAAACCTATGCCCCCAGTCAAATCGGGATTGTCCTGATGAATCATGGTTGCCCCCATAAAGCCAAGGGATTTACCTCTGGGATTAGTGAAAGCCAGGCCCTTTATGAGTCGGTGCGGGAAGAGTTGATTTATCGGTATCCGCTCATTTCTGTCGGTTGGCTGAATCACGATACGCCGCTAATTGAATGGACACAGCCCGATGTCACCCAGGCCAGTCAAAATTTAATTCAACTGGGCGCGAAGGTGATCCTGTTTATGCCCATTGGCTTTGCCACCGAAAACCATGAAACTCTCTTGGATGTCCATCACATTATCCATGGCCTGGAAAAACAGCATCCCGATGTGAGCTATGACCAAATGCCCTGTGTTAACGCAATGCCAGAGTTTTTAGACATGGTCGCGGCCTGGGCTGAACCCCACATTTCTGCCTTAATGGCCCCGGAACCGACCGCACAGTTAAGTCACTCTGGGCATAGTCACAACGGTCACCACCATCATCATCATCATTAGGGGCAAAATCAAACGTGCCAGCACGGGGCCTGGGATAATGGGAATGCTCAACCAAGGGGGACAACACCATGAGTCAGACCACTGAAATCCTGGAAAAACTGGCCGCAGATATTGGTCGGGATGTTTACATTGACATTGCTCGTTGGCATTTGTACTTAGCTGAAGCCCATCTCCATACTGTTTTGGCCAGTGAATTCTATCCCTATTTGAGTGGCAAACCCCTTCAAGCTGCGGATGTCAAAGCTGTGTTAGCCAAAATCCCAGTCAAATTGGGGGGTGGACAAGCTGAATTGCCCCTAAGTGTCCTGATTCCCCCCTCTGCCCAGGCCCAGCTTTTAGAAATCCTCCAAAATTGGCAGCAGGAACTTTAGGGTGTGTCATCAGATAATGTCTGTAAATACCTGGCTGAAACCTATCCCAATGACTTTCCGACTTGGCTCTTGGGTCATGCCAGCCCCAATCAATCTCTCTAAGAACCCCTGAAAACGGAACTTGCGGTTGAACCTATCCGGGCTGATAGTATTACAATTCTTCAAAGTGCTCAAACCTTGCTGCATTTAGAATTTCAAACTCTGCCCCAATCACAACCGGACTTACCCTTTCGGATGGTGGATTACTACATCCGCTTAAAACGACTCTACCCCCAAAGCCAAATCCATCAAGTTTTAATTTTTCTTAAGCCCAGCAACGACATCCGCTGTCACATCAGTCAATATCAGGATGCCCAACTCACGCACCAGTTTCAAGTGATTCGGATGTGGGAACAAGACCCCATACCGTTTCTAAAAAATTCTGGTTTATTACCCCTAGCAGCACTTTGCCAAACCGCAAATGGTCGAGAATTGTTAGAAACTATTGCCACTGAACTAAATCAAATTCCAGTCGAGACGGGACGGGCCCAATTGATGGCCTGTTGTGATCTTTTAGCTGGGCTAAGATTTGAGAAAGGGATGATCAAGAGTATTTTCCGGGAGGAAGTGATGCAAGAATCCGTTACATACCAGGATATTTTGCAAAAGGGAGTCCAACAAGGATTAAAGCAGGGAGAAGCGACTGTTGTGATTCGGCAACTTCAGCGGCGGTTTGGTGAATTACCCTCATCGGTCATCACTCAGATCAAAGCACTACCCTTAAGCCAATTGGAAGCCCTGGCCGATGCTCTTCTTGATTTTAGGAGCTTGACGGATTTGGCCCCTTGGCTGTCACCCTAATCTTTTGCTTTGATCTGGTCATAATCTGTTCTGATCTAATCTGTAAAGGGTGGGCTGAGGAATTTTATCTTTATCTAAGCAAACTTAATTTTCTGAGCGGCATAGAGGCACATTTTTAGTAAAACTAACCCCTCTTTAACGTGCTGAATGTTGGAACTGCCATAGCTGCGGGGAAAGTAGCGGACGGGAATATCTTGAATTTTTAAGCCTAGTTTGGCTGCCCCAAAGAGTAAGTCAAAATCCCCAAAGGGATCAAAGTCGCCAAAATAAACC encodes the following:
- a CDS encoding ferrochelatase — protein: MVVLSDAGVISSSVAGADQRVAVLLMGYGEVESYEDFANYNEQALNLLTAKFAPVPAWVYPPLARLLAMFDRHEWGHQHHDFISPHNKIFEEQRAGIEAQLKHHWGEQVTVFKAFNFCAPYLPKQVLAEIQAQGFERLLIYPLLVVDSIFTSGIAVEQVNAAISEINTELEAHQGGAWLPRTRYIPSFFNRPDYIQLLAQIVETQIQSQWLKTYAPSQIGIVLMNHGCPHKAKGFTSGISESQALYESVREELIYRYPLISVGWLNHDTPLIEWTQPDVTQASQNLIQLGAKVILFMPIGFATENHETLLDVHHIIHGLEKQHPDVSYDQMPCVNAMPEFLDMVAAWAEPHISALMAPEPTAQLSHSGHSHNGHHHHHHH
- a CDS encoding DUF3181 family protein, whose protein sequence is MSQTTEILEKLAADIGRDVYIDIARWHLYLAEAHLHTVLASEFYPYLSGKPLQAADVKAVLAKIPVKLGGGQAELPLSVLIPPSAQAQLLEILQNWQQEL
- a CDS encoding DUF4351 domain-containing protein is translated as MLHLEFQTLPQSQPDLPFRMVDYYIRLKRLYPQSQIHQVLIFLKPSNDIRCHISQYQDAQLTHQFQVIRMWEQDPIPFLKNSGLLPLAALCQTANGRELLETIATELNQIPVETGRAQLMACCDLLAGLRFEKGMIKSIFREEVMQESVTYQDILQKGVQQGLKQGEATVVIRQLQRRFGELPSSVITQIKALPLSQLEALADALLDFRSLTDLAPWLSP